One genomic window of Candidatus Saccharimonadia bacterium includes the following:
- a CDS encoding insulinase family protein — protein MFERRLASGPQGLIVDVPGSAVVNLRVTFHSGFEFSDPEAYEVPHILEHLLATVTRRHSEQNAFIVAAQKNGAYMNASTSAETNEYIYEFAAFELNRILDLLEEQLCEPLFSPAAFEAERSNVREELTRNTTQHMSVCSIRLAAQAAPRLWRDYEQRIGQLDGITLDALEAHHGRTHTARNARFYVAGHFPDGGEVVVARLEAMFERLPRGRRLALRHVVGKGAAAPVVTHRDIDQLYYRSGIYFGELGEHERSTLSLLRMLLVGGMGSRVLGEARRRGLAYGVGAVGYSEPGNSQFGFNGYVTPDHAEALFEAMARHMGELAAGKTTQAELVAAKDLLIGTITRSTQTAADILQWYMDWYDDEEVVRDFDTGLAKLREVDVDDITALSRLIMGAKNRGVSLLGRVSQKQAQTYAAILNLQ, from the coding sequence GTGTTTGAACGACGACTGGCGAGCGGCCCGCAAGGGCTCATCGTGGACGTGCCGGGGAGTGCGGTGGTGAATTTGCGCGTGACGTTTCACTCGGGATTTGAATTTAGCGACCCCGAGGCGTATGAGGTGCCGCATATTTTGGAGCATTTGCTGGCAACGGTGACGCGGCGTCACTCGGAGCAGAATGCGTTTATCGTAGCGGCGCAGAAAAACGGTGCTTATATGAATGCTTCCACGAGCGCTGAAACCAACGAATATATTTACGAATTTGCGGCATTTGAACTGAATCGTATCTTGGATTTGCTGGAAGAGCAGTTGTGCGAGCCGTTGTTTTCGCCGGCCGCTTTCGAGGCGGAGCGCAGCAACGTGCGCGAGGAGCTGACGCGCAATACTACGCAGCACATGTCGGTGTGTAGCATTCGGTTGGCAGCGCAGGCGGCGCCGAGATTGTGGCGTGATTATGAGCAACGGATTGGGCAGCTCGATGGAATTACGCTTGATGCGCTCGAGGCTCATCATGGCCGCACGCATACGGCGCGAAATGCGCGGTTTTACGTGGCGGGGCATTTTCCGGATGGAGGCGAGGTGGTCGTGGCGCGGCTGGAGGCGATGTTTGAGCGCCTGCCGCGGGGCCGGCGCCTGGCTTTGCGTCACGTGGTGGGCAAGGGGGCGGCTGCGCCGGTGGTGACGCATCGTGATATTGATCAGCTGTATTACCGCAGCGGGATTTATTTTGGTGAGCTGGGTGAACATGAGCGCTCGACTCTGTCGCTGCTGCGGATGCTGCTCGTGGGTGGCATGGGCTCGCGGGTACTCGGGGAGGCGCGGCGGCGGGGTTTGGCCTACGGGGTGGGAGCGGTGGGGTATAGTGAGCCGGGGAACAGCCAATTTGGCTTCAACGGGTACGTGACGCCCGATCACGCGGAGGCATTGTTTGAGGCAATGGCGCGCCATATGGGCGAGTTGGCCGCGGGCAAGACCACCCAAGCTGAGCTGGTGGCGGCGAAGGATTTGCTCATTGGCACCATCACGCGTTCGACGCAAACGGCGGCTGACATTTTGCAGTGGTACATGGATTGGTATGACGACGAGGAAGTGGTGCGTGACTTCGATACCGGCTTGGCAAAATTGCGCGAAGTGGACGTGGACGACATCACGGCGCTGAGTCGCTTGATCATGGGGGCAAAGAATCGAGGCGTGAGTTTGTTGGGTAGGGTGAGCCAAAAACAGGCCCAAACCTATGCTGCTATCTTGAATCTGCAATAA
- the raiA gene encoding ribosome-associated translation inhibitor RaiA — protein MMKCELTGRNFEVDDKMRAYIDDKIGGLEKYLPRQVRETASCAVILEDDPSGREDNRYVCEAVLSVRGVQLVSREGTVNVYAAVDIVEAKLRAQLAKYKDKHTLEPRRARMVPKWLGRRSAPAVDETEAPEPDTA, from the coding sequence ATGATGAAGTGCGAACTGACTGGACGAAATTTTGAGGTGGACGACAAAATGCGGGCCTACATCGATGATAAAATCGGCGGTCTCGAGAAATATTTGCCGCGGCAGGTCCGTGAGACGGCGAGTTGCGCGGTGATACTCGAGGATGATCCGAGCGGTCGCGAGGACAACCGGTATGTGTGCGAGGCCGTGCTGAGCGTGCGAGGGGTCCAATTGGTGAGCCGCGAGGGCACGGTAAATGTGTACGCGGCGGTGGACATCGTAGAAGCTAAGCTGCGCGCACAACTGGCGAAATACAAAGACAAGCACACCTTGGAGCCGCGTCGCGCCCGCATGGTGCCCAAGTGGCTGGGCCGGCGGTCGGCGCCGGCGGTGGACGAGACGGAGGCCCCTGAGCCGGACACGGCTTAA
- the secA gene encoding preprotein translocase subunit SecA, giving the protein MAYKLITKLLGDPNVREVKRARVLVERVNAEEEGLKKLSDEQLRAKTTEFKERLAGGESLDGLLPEAFAVVREAASRVVGMRHFDVQFVGGIVLHKGKIAEMRTGEGKTLVATAPTYLNALTGKGVHVVTVNDYLASLHGGWMGQVYLALGMTTGIIVHDTAYVYDPEYSSDEHGDERLNHLRPVSRGEAYAADITYGTNNEFGFDYLRDNMVDDLAKMVQRPLHYAIVDEVDSILIDEARTPLIISAPANEATDKYYEFARLAATLTPEKDYTVDEKLKAVSLTDEGVEAIERALGVDNVYEAGRIDDVHHVEQSVRARALYFRDRDYVVRDGEIIIVDEFTGRLMPGRRWSDGLHQAVEAKEKVQIQQESLTLATVTFQNYFRLYEKLSGMTGTAATEAEEFGKIYALDVVTVPTHRPMVRRDLPDRIYKTEDGKFRSVAKEVAAMHAKGQPVLIGTVSIAKNELLGRYLTDLGVPHQILNAKNNEAEAAIVAAAGRRGAVTLATNIAGRGTDIMLEPGVDKLGGLHVLGTERHESRRIDNQLRGRGGRQGDPGSSQFYVSLEDDLMRIFGSERIAGVMDTLGLDDETPIENKLVSRSLESAQKKVEGHNFDTRKQLVEYDDVMNKHREAVYSRRRKALAAETLRDDMLEMMRTEVAAMLRAHTNSRTNEIDHTALREAVASILPVSAELAESLERAHETEVTDLVLEEAVKMYDARTEQFTPSVMRMVERFTYINALDRLWIEHLEAMDSLRSGIGLRAVGQRDPLVEYKREGFRMFKQFMALLDAEIATTIFKVSVTAQAAEAPVETALTRAAEQASTNVEMDGISPPSDGRSRQERRTRPVTAASATKSTNKKRKKRR; this is encoded by the coding sequence ATGGCTTATAAACTGATTACGAAATTGCTGGGTGACCCCAACGTTCGCGAAGTGAAGCGAGCGCGGGTCTTGGTGGAGCGCGTAAATGCCGAAGAAGAGGGCTTAAAGAAGCTCTCGGATGAGCAACTGCGCGCCAAGACGACCGAATTTAAGGAGCGCCTGGCCGGTGGTGAGTCGCTTGATGGCTTGCTGCCCGAGGCGTTTGCGGTGGTGCGCGAAGCGGCTAGCCGGGTGGTGGGCATGCGCCATTTTGACGTTCAATTTGTGGGTGGAATTGTCCTTCACAAAGGCAAAATCGCCGAGATGCGGACGGGTGAAGGCAAGACGTTGGTGGCTACGGCGCCGACGTATTTGAACGCATTGACCGGCAAGGGTGTACATGTGGTGACCGTCAACGATTATTTGGCGAGTTTGCACGGCGGCTGGATGGGCCAAGTGTATCTGGCGCTGGGCATGACCACTGGCATTATCGTGCACGATACGGCGTATGTGTACGATCCCGAGTACAGCTCCGATGAGCACGGCGACGAGCGCTTGAACCATCTGCGGCCGGTGTCGCGCGGGGAGGCGTATGCGGCCGACATCACCTACGGCACCAATAATGAGTTTGGGTTTGATTACTTGCGCGACAACATGGTGGATGACCTGGCCAAAATGGTGCAGCGGCCGCTGCATTACGCGATCGTAGACGAGGTAGACTCGATTTTGATTGATGAGGCACGCACGCCGTTAATTATTTCGGCGCCGGCTAATGAGGCTACCGACAAATACTATGAATTTGCGCGTTTGGCGGCGACGCTGACGCCCGAAAAAGACTATACGGTCGACGAAAAACTCAAGGCGGTGTCGCTGACCGATGAAGGCGTGGAGGCGATCGAGCGGGCGCTGGGGGTGGACAATGTGTACGAAGCTGGTCGGATCGATGACGTGCATCACGTGGAACAATCAGTGCGGGCGCGGGCGCTGTACTTTCGCGACCGGGATTATGTGGTGCGCGATGGTGAAATTATTATTGTGGACGAGTTTACGGGGCGGCTGATGCCGGGACGGCGGTGGAGCGACGGATTGCACCAGGCGGTGGAGGCTAAAGAGAAGGTGCAGATTCAGCAAGAATCGCTGACGCTGGCGACGGTGACGTTCCAAAATTACTTCCGGCTGTACGAAAAGCTTTCGGGCATGACGGGCACGGCGGCGACCGAGGCGGAGGAGTTTGGCAAGATTTATGCGCTCGATGTGGTCACGGTTCCGACGCACCGGCCGATGGTGCGGCGCGATTTGCCCGACCGGATTTATAAAACTGAGGATGGCAAGTTTCGGTCGGTGGCCAAAGAGGTGGCGGCGATGCACGCCAAGGGCCAACCGGTACTCATTGGTACGGTATCGATTGCCAAGAATGAGCTGCTCGGGCGGTATTTGACGGATTTGGGCGTGCCGCATCAGATTTTGAACGCCAAGAACAATGAGGCCGAGGCGGCGATCGTGGCGGCGGCGGGGCGGCGGGGAGCGGTGACGCTAGCGACCAACATCGCGGGGCGCGGCACCGACATTATGCTGGAGCCGGGTGTGGATAAGCTGGGCGGGCTGCACGTGCTCGGCACCGAGCGGCATGAGAGCCGGCGCATCGACAACCAGCTGCGCGGGCGCGGCGGGCGACAGGGTGATCCGGGATCGAGCCAATTTTATGTGTCGCTCGAAGACGACCTGATGCGCATTTTTGGCTCGGAGCGGATTGCGGGCGTGATGGATACGCTGGGCCTCGATGATGAAACGCCGATCGAGAATAAATTGGTGAGTCGGAGTTTGGAAAGTGCGCAGAAAAAGGTGGAGGGTCACAACTTCGACACGCGCAAGCAACTCGTGGAATACGATGACGTGATGAACAAGCACCGCGAAGCGGTCTACTCGCGGCGGCGCAAGGCCTTGGCGGCGGAGACGCTGCGCGACGACATGCTCGAGATGATGCGGACGGAAGTGGCGGCGATGCTGCGGGCGCACACCAATAGCCGCACGAACGAGATCGACCATACGGCGTTGCGCGAGGCGGTGGCGAGCATTTTGCCGGTGAGTGCCGAGCTGGCCGAGAGCCTGGAGCGGGCGCACGAGACCGAGGTTACGGATTTGGTGCTTGAGGAGGCCGTGAAGATGTATGACGCTCGCACCGAGCAATTTACGCCGTCGGTGATGCGCATGGTGGAGCGATTTACGTACATTAATGCGCTCGATCGGCTCTGGATCGAGCATCTGGAGGCTATGGATAGCCTGCGGTCGGGAATCGGGTTGCGGGCCGTGGGTCAGCGCGATCCACTGGTGGAGTACAAGCGCGAAGGTTTCCGCATGTTTAAGCAATTTATGGCGCTGCTTGATGCGGAGATTGCCACCACGATCTTTAAGGTGAGCGTGACAGCGCAAGCCGCCGAGGCGCCGGTGGAAACGGCGCTCACTCGAGCAGCCGAGCAGGCTTCAACGAATGTGGAGATGGACGGGATTTCGCCGCCATCAGATGGGCGCTCTCGGCAGGAGCGGCGAACGCGGCCGGTAACGGCAGCCTCGGCTACGAAATCGACCAACAAAAAACGCAAGAAGCGGCGATGA
- a CDS encoding SDR family NAD(P)-dependent oxidoreductase gives MTKAAKPVAIITGVSGGIGLATAALMAARGWIVVGTVRGRMQPAALRGHQVDLQVADMLNARDLERVVQKTWRTYGRIDALVCNAGYGLIGPIDTLEYAQMDEQLRVNTLAPAELIRHAAPLMRRQGSGVIVGVSSLVGRNGLAGYSLYSASKFGLEGLLESLAMELAVSKVRVKLVEPSSVNTGFWRGLQRGSGRKWVNGELGPRTEASLSGESDQGLSADKVAAGIVRAVEDRSGRLRYPLGQTAALALARRLLPERWFGRLLRRVVTGN, from the coding sequence GTGACCAAGGCGGCCAAGCCCGTGGCTATCATCACCGGCGTATCGGGGGGCATCGGACTCGCCACGGCGGCGTTGATGGCGGCGCGGGGGTGGATCGTGGTGGGGACAGTGCGCGGGCGAATGCAGCCGGCGGCGCTGCGCGGTCACCAGGTGGATTTGCAGGTGGCAGATATGCTCAACGCGCGTGATTTGGAGCGAGTGGTACAGAAGACGTGGCGCACCTACGGGCGGATCGACGCGCTGGTGTGTAATGCTGGGTACGGCTTGATTGGTCCGATCGACACGCTGGAATATGCTCAGATGGACGAACAGCTGAGAGTGAATACTCTGGCTCCGGCTGAGCTTATTCGGCATGCGGCGCCCTTGATGCGCCGGCAGGGATCGGGGGTGATCGTGGGTGTGTCGAGTCTGGTGGGGCGCAACGGGTTGGCTGGGTATTCGCTCTACTCGGCCTCGAAATTTGGCCTGGAGGGGCTGCTGGAGTCGCTGGCCATGGAGTTGGCGGTGAGTAAGGTGCGTGTGAAACTGGTGGAGCCGAGCAGCGTCAATACCGGTTTTTGGCGCGGACTTCAGCGGGGGAGTGGCCGCAAATGGGTCAATGGCGAGCTGGGCCCCCGGACCGAGGCGAGCCTGAGCGGCGAGTCGGACCAGGGGTTGTCGGCCGACAAGGTGGCGGCGGGGATTGTGCGGGCGGTGGAGGATCGCAGCGGTCGTCTGCGCTACCCGCTGGGGCAGACGGCGGCGCTGGCGCTGGCGCGGCGGTTGCTGCCAGAGCGCTGGTTTGGGCGGCTATTGCGCCGCGTGGTGACGGGTAATTAG
- the murD gene encoding UDP-N-acetylmuramoyl-L-alanine--D-glutamate ligase: protein MSMRVAVLGGGVEGQSAVRYWLAKSAQVTLRDRSANASVPAGVATVLGPDYLKGLNDYDLVVRSPGIKPRDIKTKAPVTSGVREFFDKCPARIIGVTGTKGKGTTSTLIARILEAAGKRVWLGGNIGVSPLDFLAKVKASDVVVLELSSFQLMDLDVSPHIAVCLMVAPEHLDWHRDVREYVAAKGNLFWHQQAGDVAIYNAKNDFSTQIAQLSPGRKVPYLEAPGAVVSGGRIMLGAEVVCATTEVGLVGPHNLENICAAVTAAQEVVGDDLGPARRAVREFKGLEHRLELVGEIDQVRYYDDSFSTTPETAVAAVASFDEPKVLILGGSDKRSRYEELGEVVTRSNVRAVLLIGAMAGRIREALEAAGYRDARAGGGSMAEIVAAARAVAQPGDVVLLSPACASFDMFRDYKDRGEQFKAMVHQELGE, encoded by the coding sequence ATGAGCATGAGGGTAGCTGTGCTAGGCGGCGGGGTTGAGGGCCAGTCGGCGGTGCGCTACTGGCTGGCGAAGTCGGCGCAAGTGACCTTGCGGGATCGGTCGGCCAACGCGTCGGTGCCAGCTGGGGTGGCGACCGTCTTGGGCCCGGATTATCTGAAAGGGTTGAACGACTACGACTTGGTAGTGCGGTCGCCGGGTATCAAGCCACGTGACATCAAGACTAAGGCGCCGGTGACCTCGGGGGTGCGGGAATTTTTTGATAAGTGTCCGGCGCGGATCATAGGTGTGACCGGCACCAAGGGTAAGGGGACGACTTCCACGCTAATAGCGCGCATTCTGGAAGCGGCGGGTAAGCGGGTATGGCTGGGGGGTAATATCGGTGTGTCGCCGTTGGATTTTTTGGCCAAGGTGAAGGCAAGCGATGTGGTGGTGCTAGAGCTATCGAGTTTTCAGCTGATGGATCTGGATGTGAGCCCGCACATTGCAGTGTGCTTGATGGTGGCGCCGGAGCATTTGGATTGGCACCGCGATGTACGCGAATACGTGGCAGCCAAGGGCAATTTGTTTTGGCATCAGCAGGCGGGTGACGTGGCGATTTACAACGCCAAGAATGATTTTTCGACCCAGATTGCGCAGCTTTCGCCGGGTCGCAAGGTGCCGTACCTGGAAGCTCCAGGGGCGGTGGTGAGCGGTGGGCGCATTATGCTGGGGGCCGAGGTGGTGTGCGCCACGACCGAGGTGGGTCTCGTGGGGCCGCATAATCTCGAGAATATTTGTGCGGCAGTTACCGCGGCGCAGGAAGTGGTGGGGGATGACTTGGGGCCGGCGCGGCGGGCGGTGCGCGAATTCAAGGGTTTGGAGCATCGTCTGGAGCTGGTAGGGGAGATCGACCAGGTGCGGTATTATGATGATTCTTTCTCGACGACTCCGGAGACTGCTGTAGCAGCGGTAGCGTCGTTTGATGAGCCCAAGGTACTGATACTGGGTGGCTCAGATAAGCGGTCGCGGTACGAGGAGTTGGGTGAAGTGGTGACGCGCAGTAATGTGCGGGCGGTGCTGCTCATCGGCGCCATGGCGGGGCGAATTCGCGAGGCGCTGGAGGCGGCGGGGTACCGCGACGCGCGGGCCGGTGGCGGCTCCATGGCCGAGATTGTGGCGGCGGCGCGGGCAGTGGCTCAGCCGGGCGACGTGGTGCTGCTGTCGCCGGCCTGTGCGTCATTTGACATGTTCCGCGACTATAAAGACCGGGGTGAACAATTTAAGGCGATGGTGCATCAGGAGCTAGGGGAGTGA
- the serS gene encoding serine--tRNA ligase, which translates to MIDIRVLREQPEVVKAAAKHKNAAISSADIDRILELDTRRRELTTQTEQQRQERNELSGGLKKGKPTAEQIEAGKKLKAALAKLEGEFVKVDAEYLALLKQVPNLPAADVPVGKTEDENVVAKTVGEPTQFAFEPKNHWQIGEAKGWIDKERAAKVAGSRFAYLKGDLVRLHLALINFALDVLTDEAVLERIAADAGLAGKVSTKPFVPVLPPLMIRTEPYEAMDRLEPRDDRYKIEGEELWLQGSAEHVLGSMHAGEILPEADLPVRYAGYATSFRKEAGTYGKDMEGILRMHQFDKLELESITTAETSLDEHLFMIAIQEYLVSQLELPYQVIMKCTADIGKPNARGVDIDTWLPGQGKYRETHTADYMTDYQTRRLQLRVRRTGGAVELAHSNDATALSMRPLIAIIENYQQEDGSVKVPKALVKYYGREFL; encoded by the coding sequence ATGATAGATATTCGGGTGCTGCGGGAGCAGCCAGAGGTCGTGAAAGCAGCTGCCAAACACAAGAACGCTGCGATCTCGTCGGCGGATATCGACCGGATTTTGGAGCTTGATACTCGGCGGCGGGAGTTGACCACGCAGACGGAGCAACAGCGTCAAGAACGCAATGAGCTTTCGGGCGGGCTTAAAAAGGGCAAACCGACCGCGGAGCAGATTGAGGCTGGCAAGAAGCTCAAGGCGGCTCTGGCTAAGCTCGAAGGCGAATTTGTGAAGGTTGACGCCGAGTATCTGGCGTTACTTAAGCAGGTGCCCAATCTGCCGGCGGCGGATGTGCCAGTGGGCAAAACCGAAGACGAAAATGTGGTCGCGAAGACGGTGGGGGAGCCGACGCAGTTTGCCTTTGAGCCCAAGAATCACTGGCAGATCGGTGAAGCCAAGGGTTGGATCGACAAGGAGCGGGCGGCCAAAGTGGCAGGTTCGCGGTTTGCCTACCTCAAGGGTGATTTGGTGCGGTTGCATCTGGCGTTGATTAATTTTGCACTCGATGTTTTGACCGATGAGGCGGTGCTTGAGCGCATTGCGGCCGATGCGGGGCTGGCGGGCAAGGTGAGTACCAAGCCGTTTGTGCCGGTGCTGCCGCCGCTCATGATTCGCACTGAGCCGTACGAGGCCATGGACCGGCTGGAGCCGCGCGATGACCGCTACAAGATTGAGGGTGAAGAATTGTGGCTGCAGGGCAGTGCGGAGCATGTGTTGGGCTCGATGCATGCCGGCGAGATTTTGCCAGAGGCCGATTTGCCCGTACGCTACGCCGGGTATGCGACGAGTTTTCGCAAGGAGGCGGGGACGTACGGCAAGGATATGGAGGGCATTTTGCGCATGCACCAGTTTGACAAGTTGGAGCTTGAGAGCATCACGACGGCCGAAACGTCGCTTGATGAGCACTTGTTTATGATTGCAATCCAGGAGTATTTGGTGAGTCAGTTGGAGCTGCCGTATCAGGTAATTATGAAATGTACGGCTGACATCGGGAAGCCCAACGCGAGGGGGGTGGATATTGATACGTGGTTGCCGGGTCAGGGTAAATACCGCGAAACCCACACGGCGGATTATATGACCGATTATCAGACGCGGCGGTTGCAGCTGCGGGTGCGACGGACCGGCGGTGCAGTGGAGCTGGCTCATTCGAATGACGCCACGGCGTTGTCGATGCGGCCGCTTATTGCGATCATTGAGAACTATCAGCAGGAGGATGGTAGCGTGAAGGTACCGAAGGCCTTGGTGAAGTATTACGGGAGGGAGTTCCTATGA